Genomic DNA from uncultured Desulfosarcina sp.:
TGCCCGGCTGAAGGGCGCACGCTTTGACGAAGCCTACCTGACCGGCGCCGTCTGGACCAACGGCAAGAAATGCGGCCACGGATCCATCGGACGGTGTGAACAGTGATCTGTGATCTGTGAACGGTGAACAGTGAACAGTGAACGGTGATACGGGCTCGAAAAACGAAGCGACCTTGGCGATCGACGTAGATCCGCTTTTTTCGAAGTGATACTTGACCGTACTTTTTTTCCGAGTTATCTTAAATGATTCCGGAATGATCCTTGTTGTTCCATTCCAGTTCTCGTGATGTTTCGCTTCGACCTCTGGCTGGATGCTCTTTGGCAATTTATTGAGAACACTTTCCGTACTTGTGCATCCAGCATCGCTGCTACAGCTCACATTTCTCTTTTGGCTACCGCTCCTTTTACAGTCTGATAAAAAGCCCGACATCCACCCGGATCCTCCGTTTTCCCGAAGCCTGTTGAATCTGACATAACCTTCTGTTTACATAGTGTTTTCAATAACCCATAAACCGCCCCGAAAATGGCATGCCCATTGCTCATTGGTTGGTAACGCGAATTTTTTAAAAAATCTACCAACCGGAGAAAGGAGCCTGCTATGACACAACCTCGCAAAATCGTTGCAGCCGTGGATTTATCCGAGTTTTCCGTCGGAATTGTGCGCTACAGCGGGTGGCTGGCCCTGCAAATCGATGCGGAGCTGGTGGTGGTCAACGTGATCAATCAGCGTGACCTGGATATGGTCCACCGCGTCATGATCGGCTATGAAAGTTTTTCTTTTCCAGATTATCTGGAGGACCAGGAAAAAACCCGCGCCGCCCAGGTGGACGACCTGATCGCAGCGAACTGCCCCGAGGGCGTCAACTGCCGGACCCTTATCCGCACCGGCATTCCCTACCGCGAACTGCTGGCAACCGTGGAAACGGAAAAAGCGCAGTTGATGGTCGTGGGGACCAAAGGCCGCGGCAACCTGGCCGATGCGCTGGTCGGATCGCAGGCGCGTAAGCTCTACCGCCGTTCACCCATCCCGCTGCTGACGATCCCGGCGGCATTCAACGTACTGCCGTAGAGCGATCGCAAAGGACATCGATTCCCGTCTGCAGGCGGTTCGCGGCAGACGAAGAAAAGGAGAGACAACATGCTGGTAAGATATTGGATGAGCCAACCGGTGATTCACATCAGTCCGCAGGACTCCATGCAAAAAGCCATCGCCGTGATGAAGGAAAAGCATATCCGTCTGCTCCCGGTGGTGGACGAAAAGCAAAAACTCAAGGGCGTCGTCAGTGACCGCGACCTGAAGCGGGCCTCCGCATCGGATGCCACCAGCCTGGATGTTCATGAGCTGCTCTATCTCATATCCAAGATCAAAGTGGCCGACATCATGACGCGCGAGGTGGTTACGGTGCACCTGGACTGGACCGTCGAAGAGGCCGCCGACACCCTGCTGACCCACAAGATTTCAGGCGCTCCCGTGGTGGACGACGAAGGCCGGCTGTGCGGAATCATCACCCAGACGGACCTGTTCAAGGCCACCTTGTACATCACCGGCCTGAAGAAGCGGGGCTTTCACCTGGCCCTGGTTCTGGAGGACACGCCCGGCTCGATCATGGAAATCGTCAGCGTCATCCGTCAATTCGGCGGCCGCATGGCCAGCATCCTCTCCACTTACGAACGGGCGCCGGATGGATACCGCAACGTCTACCTGAGGTTTACCAACGTTTCCCGCGATCGCATCGACGAGTTGATCGCCATCATGAAAGAAAAGGCCAAGCTGCGCTACATGGTCGATCACCGGGAAAACAAACGCGTTCTGTTCGACAATCATTGAGAGAAAGCGTCAATTTATTAAAGGAGGAAATCGATGCCCCACAAATCCAAACGCTTGTTGCTATCCCTGGACGGTTCCGAACGTTCCCTGCAGACCGTAAGCTATGCCTGTGAGGAACAGGCCCTCAAAGGCATGAGAATTGTTCTTCTGCATGTGTTCAACGCGATCCCGGAGGCCTATTACGATCTGGAAAAGGAGCCCAAAAGCGTAAAGATCGTTCGCCAGGTGCGCAGTTGGGAAGCCAATCAGAAAAAAGCGATTCGCGAATATATGGAAAAGGCCCGTCAGATGCTGATCGAAGGCGGGCACGCCGATACGGCGCTGAGCATCAAGATCCGTGACCGCAAAAAAGGAATCGCCCGGGACATCATCGCCGAGGCCCAGAAAGGCTACGATGCCGTGCTGATCCGGCGCCGGGGGGCCACCGCCCTGAAAAATGTCGTCGTGGGCAGTGTCACCAACAAGCTGATGGAAAAGCTCAACTTCATTCCCATTCTGGTCGCCGGGAAAAGGCCGGTCAATGACAAAATCCTGCTCGCCGTGGACGGCTCCCCCTGCGCCACCCGTGCGGTCCGCTTCGTGGCCGAAACGGTCGGCCGCATGAAGGATTACCAGATACGGCTGATGGTTGTCGTGCGCGGCGGTTCGGACGGGATCTCGCTCAACGGCCAGGGCCTTTCCACCGACCACATTTTCAAGGAGGCCATCGGCATCCTGACGGCAGCCGGTTTTCCGGAAGAGAACATTTCCACCAAGGCCGTCTCCGGGGCCATCAGCCGCGCCGGAGCCATCGTCACCCATGCGGAAAAGGGGCACTGGGGCACCATCGTGGTGGGCCGCCGCGGACTGTCCCGGGTCAAGGATTTCTTCATGGGCCGCGTGAGCAACAAGGTCGTCCATGCCGGACGGCTGGATACCGTCTGGATCGTAACCTAAATCGATGAGCATTGACCGCATCGACAGCCTGTTTCACCCCAAAGCCATCGCCGTCACGGGG
This window encodes:
- a CDS encoding universal stress protein → MTQPRKIVAAVDLSEFSVGIVRYSGWLALQIDAELVVVNVINQRDLDMVHRVMIGYESFSFPDYLEDQEKTRAAQVDDLIAANCPEGVNCRTLIRTGIPYRELLATVETEKAQLMVVGTKGRGNLADALVGSQARKLYRRSPIPLLTIPAAFNVLP
- a CDS encoding CBS and ACT domain-containing protein; the encoded protein is MLVRYWMSQPVIHISPQDSMQKAIAVMKEKHIRLLPVVDEKQKLKGVVSDRDLKRASASDATSLDVHELLYLISKIKVADIMTREVVTVHLDWTVEEAADTLLTHKISGAPVVDDEGRLCGIITQTDLFKATLYITGLKKRGFHLALVLEDTPGSIMEIVSVIRQFGGRMASILSTYERAPDGYRNVYLRFTNVSRDRIDELIAIMKEKAKLRYMVDHRENKRVLFDNH
- a CDS encoding universal stress protein produces the protein MPHKSKRLLLSLDGSERSLQTVSYACEEQALKGMRIVLLHVFNAIPEAYYDLEKEPKSVKIVRQVRSWEANQKKAIREYMEKARQMLIEGGHADTALSIKIRDRKKGIARDIIAEAQKGYDAVLIRRRGATALKNVVVGSVTNKLMEKLNFIPILVAGKRPVNDKILLAVDGSPCATRAVRFVAETVGRMKDYQIRLMVVVRGGSDGISLNGQGLSTDHIFKEAIGILTAAGFPEENISTKAVSGAISRAGAIVTHAEKGHWGTIVVGRRGLSRVKDFFMGRVSNKVVHAGRLDTVWIVT